Proteins from one uncultured Anaeromusa sp. genomic window:
- the lexA gene encoding transcriptional repressor LexA, with amino-acid sequence MPRKRTGDKPAEILSFIRERLRTNGYPPSIREIGSAVGLSSSSTVHGYLNRLEEDGLIRRDPTKPRAIELVSESPWRQKEMIPVPLVGRVTAGLPILAEENIEDTFPLPASLLGRGNEDLFMLTVSGESMINVGIHDGDFLLVRPSDSAKNGDIVVALVDGEEATVKRFWKDGKQILLKPENDAMEPIRPAHVDILGHVVGLFRKF; translated from the coding sequence ATGCCACGCAAGCGCACCGGCGACAAGCCGGCTGAAATTCTCAGCTTCATCCGCGAACGACTGCGGACCAACGGCTATCCCCCATCTATCCGCGAGATCGGCTCTGCTGTCGGACTCAGCTCCAGTTCCACCGTTCATGGCTACTTAAACCGTCTGGAAGAGGACGGCCTCATTCGGCGGGATCCTACCAAGCCCAGAGCCATTGAGCTTGTTTCCGAATCTCCCTGGCGTCAAAAAGAGATGATCCCCGTCCCTCTGGTGGGCCGCGTTACCGCAGGCTTGCCAATTCTGGCGGAAGAAAACATTGAAGATACGTTCCCCTTGCCTGCATCCTTATTGGGCCGGGGCAACGAAGACCTGTTCATGCTCACCGTCAGCGGTGAAAGCATGATCAATGTCGGCATCCACGACGGCGACTTTCTCCTTGTCCGCCCCAGCGACAGCGCCAAAAACGGCGATATTGTCGTGGCGTTGGTCGACGGCGAAGAAGCCACGGTCAAGCGTTTCTGGAAAGACGGCAAGCAGATTCTGCTCAAGCCGGAAAATGACGCCATGGAACCCATCCGCCCGGCGCATGTAGACATTCTCGGCCATGTAGTCGGTCTGTTCCGTAAGTTCTGA
- a CDS encoding DUF4931 domain-containing protein — MVHTHLVFDTGIGRKKPENIVHKEASCPFCDRQGLSGVLAEEGPILWLKNKYPVFPDAYQTVLVESYTCDEELSTYAPEHLQAVIGFGLEKWRELSRSGQFRSVLFFKNHGPCSGGSMRHPHMQIVGLDHINYQHSMEEEAFRGIPIWQNGEVEVNLSTQPRVGFFEFNILLQKEGAIAPFAHGIQAVAHYILNHFHRHCSSYNLFFYENGGAVRAKMMPRFVLSPVYVGYGIPQVSSQVEEVAEFVRTLYFAKMTY, encoded by the coding sequence ATGGTCCATACGCATCTTGTTTTTGATACAGGCATTGGCCGGAAGAAACCGGAAAATATTGTGCATAAGGAAGCTTCCTGTCCGTTTTGTGATCGCCAGGGACTGAGCGGCGTCCTGGCGGAGGAAGGCCCCATTCTTTGGTTGAAAAATAAATATCCTGTTTTTCCGGACGCTTACCAGACGGTGCTGGTAGAAAGCTACACTTGCGACGAGGAACTTTCGACTTATGCGCCGGAGCATTTGCAGGCGGTTATTGGCTTTGGCCTGGAAAAATGGCGGGAGCTTTCACGGAGCGGACAGTTTCGTTCGGTATTGTTCTTTAAAAACCATGGGCCTTGTTCCGGGGGCTCCATGCGTCATCCTCATATGCAGATTGTCGGGCTAGACCATATTAACTACCAGCACAGCATGGAGGAAGAAGCCTTTCGTGGCATTCCTATCTGGCAGAATGGCGAGGTGGAGGTAAATCTGTCGACGCAGCCGAGGGTAGGCTTTTTTGAATTTAATATTCTTTTACAGAAAGAAGGGGCTATTGCTCCTTTTGCCCATGGAATTCAAGCGGTGGCGCATTATATTCTGAATCATTTTCACCGTCATTGCAGCAGCTACAATCTGTTCTTTTATGAAAACGGCGGTGCGGTACGGGCGAAAATGATGCCGCGTTTTGTCTTGTCGCCGGTCTATGTAGGCTACGGAATTCCTCAGGTTTCCAGTCAGGTGGAAGAGGTGGCGGAATTTGTGCGCACCCTGTATTTTGCCAAAATGACATATTGA